Part of the Cyanobacterium sp. T60_A2020_053 genome is shown below.
GGATCGCTAAAACTTTGACCATCTAACTCACCACCGATGAAAGAAACAGTAACGCCAGTTTGTTCCACACTAAGGGCTGATTCAGCACGACGGAAAGGAATATCAGCGCGCACCACACCATCAGCATCACTGAGGATAACGGGGAAAGTTTCAAAGAAGTTAGGTAAACGACGAACGGTTAACTCTCTGCCTTCTTTATCTTTAAAGACAGGATGTCCTAACCAGCTTTGGGCAATACCATCACCTTTATTCATAGCACCAGTACGGAACAAACCGCCTTTAGCTGGACTGTTACCGACATAATCATAAAAGGCTAATTTTTCAGGAACAGAAGCCCAAGCCTCAGCAGGGGTAGCACCATCAGCAATGGCACGTTGTACACGGTTTTGAATTTCCTGTTGATAGTATCCTTGATCCCATTGATAACGGGTAGGACCAAATAATTCTACGGGGGTAGTGGCGCTACCATACCACATAGTTCCAGCGACGATGAAAGCAGCGAAGAAAACGGCGGCAATACTGCTAGAAAGTACCGTTTCGATATTACCCATCCTTAAGGCTTTATAAAGTCTTTCGGGAGGGCGCACACTGAGGTGGAATAATCCAGCAATAATACCAACGATACCAGCAGCGATATGATGTGCAACCACACCACCCGGATTGAAGGGGTTAAATCCAGCTGGTCCCCATTCGGGTGCTACAGGTTGAACATGACCGGTTAAACCATAGGCATCAGATACCCACATACCCGGACCCCATAAACCGGTGAGGTGGAATGCGCCAAAACCGAAACAGAGTAAACCAGATAAGAATAAATGAATACCAAACATTTTGGGTAAATCTAAGGCAGGTTCACCGGTACGAGAATCGGTAAAGAGTTCTAAATCCCAAAATACCCAATGCCATACGGCAGCAAGGAATAATAAGCCTGAGAGCACGATGTGAGCGATGGCTACTCCCTCAAAAGACCAAAAACCGGGGTTAACGCCGGTTTCACCAGTGATACTCCAACCACCCCAAGAACCTGTTACACCCAAACGAGCCATGAAGGGAAGTACAAACATTCCCTGTCTCCACATGGGGTTTAAGACAGCGTCACTAGGATCAAACACTGCCAATTCATAAAGAGCCATTGATCCAGCCCAACCGGCTACTAATGCGGTGTGCATTAAGTGTACGGAAATTAGGCGACCCGGATCGTTAATTACGACTGTATGTACTCTATACCAAGGTAGTCCCATTGACTACGCGCCTCCTATTGTGTAAATTGTTTTTTTTGCGTTTTATCTACGGATATTTCTTAGTTTAATATATCCTTTTCGAGGTTTTTTCATTAAGCAAGGTTAATTACTTCCTCTAAACTTTAATTTTATGGGGAGTTATTGGTGTTCAATAACTACTATTAGATAAGATTATACCATACATTTACTGATCCTTAATATGAGGCGAGGAAAATTTTGTCGATGTCAAATGAGTTAGTAAGCAAAATTCAGCGTTGCTGATTTTAAGTATGATTTTTGCTTGGAGTAGGGGATAAGGAATAGTAATAATATTTTGAGTATTATATATTTGTTGTAATTCAGTAATGTTTCATTCCACAATTAAGCAACGCCAGTTATTAAAAGATTGTATCTTCGCACCGCACCCACCGTGTCATGAATTACACGAAACTAAGGTAATTACGTTCAATGAATTGAACTAGGATTTAAACAAAAATAGTGTTAAAAAGACAAAAGGAAAAGCTGAGGAGATAGTAATTCATAATTCATAATTTATTATCCTTGTTGATTAGTTTGCCAGAGTAGCCAACTACTTAGGGATAAACCAATGAGGTTTGGTAGCCAAGCGCCCGCCACCGGGGTTAAAATACTCCCCATTGCCATCAATTCACTGATAAAGGAGAGGATATAATAAGTCAAAATCAAACCGATACAGATACCAAAACTCTTGGCTTTTCCTGCATTTTGGGGGCGAATACCCAAGGAAGCGCCCATCACCGCAAAAATAATACACACGAAGGGTAAGGCAATTTTCTTTTGTATATTAATTTCTAGCTTTCTCACTTCACCGTTATTTCCTTCTAACCTAGCTATTCGTTGATACTCTCTGGCTTGGGAAATACTCATTTCTTGATAACTTAACGGGCGCTGGGCGAAGTCGAGAGGGGCGCTGGGTAAAGCTAATTGTTGATGTTCAAATCGTACTACATTACGACTACTACCATCGGTGGCAATCATATAAATTGTGCCGTTGAAAAAATCCCAGATATTTTGTTCAATATTCCATTTTGCTTTTTCGGCGGTTAACACTTGCTTGAAGCCTTGACGGCTAAAGTCGAGAATGGTTAAATATCTCATGTCTTCCCCATTAAATTCCTCGGCATAGAATAGGCGCGCTAAACCATAATTAAATTCCCCTTGTTCATTTTCAATGTCAGCATATTCAGGATAAAGAATATTTCGCTCTTTAAAATTCGGGCGCACTTCACCCAATGCCTGTTGTAAAGTGAGATTAGCTTCTCGATGGGCGGAGGGCGCTATGACATCATTAATGACAAAAGTCATGGCAGTAACTATGAGACTGAGTATTAAAGCAGGGTTAATGAGACGATAAAGATTAACCCCAACACTACGCAAAGCAATAATTTCACTATCACTGGATAAACGACTGTATGCCATCAAAGTTGCCAACAAAATTGCCATGGGAAACGCCAAAACAATAAATTCTGGCATTCGTAACAAAAATATTTTTACCGCAATGCTGAAAAGTAAACCGGATTCAGTTACTCGACGAATGAGATCAAAAAGTGTCCCAATGGATAAACCAAGCGCAGTAAACAAACCGATACCAAATAAAAACGGAATTAATAACTCAATCAGAATATAACGATCCATGACCGATATAAACAGTTGAGAAAAATGTCTTGATTTTTTCTCCATGGGAGTTAAGCTCGAAAATTATCCCCTAAGTAGTATTGTTTCACTAAAGGATTATTATACAATTCTTCCGCAGTACCAGAAGTCAAAATTTGCCCTTCCCTTAAAATATAAGACCTTTTAGTAATAGCAAGAGTTTCTCTCACATTATGATCAGTAATCAAAATACCCATCCCTTGCTTTTTTAACCCAGCAATAATCTGCTGTATCTCATATACGGCAATGGGATCAACCCCCGCAAAAGGTTCATCTAATAATAAAAATTTCGGACCTTCTTTGCCTACCGCCAGCGCCCTTGCCAATTCCGTGCGCCGTCTCTCTCCTCCCGAAACTTGAGCGCCCTTCGTCTCTACCACTTGCTCTAAGCGAAATTCAGCGATCAACTGTTCTAGTCTCATTTGACGACTACGGGGAGAAGGGTTAGTTTGTTCTAAAACTAATTGAATATTCTCTTTGACAGTTAAATTACGAAAAATACTGGCTTGTTGAGTTAAATAACCAATACCTAATTTTGCCCGTTGGTTGAGTTTGAGGGCAGTTATATCCATGTCATCAAGGGTAACTTTACCTTCGTTAGGAGTTATTAAACCAGTAGTAATATAAAAAGTAGTAGTTTTTCCCGCTCCATTTGGTCCTAATAAACCGACGATTTCTCCTTGGGAGACTTGTAGATTGACTCGATTGACAATACATCTTTTACCGTAATAT
Proteins encoded:
- a CDS encoding LptF/LptG family permease; this encodes MEKKSRHFSQLFISVMDRYILIELLIPFLFGIGLFTALGLSIGTLFDLIRRVTESGLLFSIAVKIFLLRMPEFIVLAFPMAILLATLMAYSRLSSDSEIIALRSVGVNLYRLINPALILSLIVTAMTFVINDVIAPSAHREANLTLQQALGEVRPNFKERNILYPEYADIENEQGEFNYGLARLFYAEEFNGEDMRYLTILDFSRQGFKQVLTAEKAKWNIEQNIWDFFNGTIYMIATDGSSRNVVRFEHQQLALPSAPLDFAQRPLSYQEMSISQAREYQRIARLEGNNGEVRKLEINIQKKIALPFVCIIFAVMGASLGIRPQNAGKAKSFGICIGLILTYYILSFISELMAMGSILTPVAGAWLPNLIGLSLSSWLLWQTNQQG
- the psbB gene encoding photosystem II chlorophyll-binding protein CP47, which translates into the protein MGLPWYRVHTVVINDPGRLISVHLMHTALVAGWAGSMALYELAVFDPSDAVLNPMWRQGMFVLPFMARLGVTGSWGGWSITGETGVNPGFWSFEGVAIAHIVLSGLLFLAAVWHWVFWDLELFTDSRTGEPALDLPKMFGIHLFLSGLLCFGFGAFHLTGLWGPGMWVSDAYGLTGHVQPVAPEWGPAGFNPFNPGGVVAHHIAAGIVGIIAGLFHLSVRPPERLYKALRMGNIETVLSSSIAAVFFAAFIVAGTMWYGSATTPVELFGPTRYQWDQGYYQQEIQNRVQRAIADGATPAEAWASVPEKLAFYDYVGNSPAKGGLFRTGAMNKGDGIAQSWLGHPVFKDKEGRELTVRRLPNFFETFPVILSDADGVVRADIPFRRAESALSVEQTGVTVSFIGGELDGQSFSDPLDVKRYARKAQLGEPFEFDTETLNSDGVFRTSTRGWFTFGHACFALLFFFGHIWHGARTLFRDVFAGVDPDLDPEQVEWGLFQKVGDKSTRRSTESA
- the lptB gene encoding LPS export ABC transporter ATP-binding protein, with protein sequence MELTLKNIHKYYGKRCIVNRVNLQVSQGEIVGLLGPNGAGKTTTFYITTGLITPNEGKVTLDDMDITALKLNQRAKLGIGYLTQQASIFRNLTVKENIQLVLEQTNPSPRSRQMRLEQLIAEFRLEQVVETKGAQVSGGERRRTELARALAVGKEGPKFLLLDEPFAGVDPIAVYEIQQIIAGLKKQGMGILITDHNVRETLAITKRSYILREGQILTSGTAEELYNNPLVKQYYLGDNFRA